In Thiovibrio frasassiensis, one DNA window encodes the following:
- a CDS encoding sigma-54-dependent transcriptional regulator, producing the protein MPEQTQKILIVDDEQNMRVALFEALSRNGHEVAVAENGQMALEMIARQRPDLVVTDIKMPGMDGLELLRQVKALCPELPVVIMTGFATVDTAVEAMKQGAFDYLLKPFPVEVIEETVARVFALERRLVQPSAKSLGQRVGEPVALDKPIIGQNPKLLQLMARAKSVASSKATVLILGESGTGKEVFARFIHNESDRRNGPFVALNCAALPEGLLESELFGHEKGAFTGAIVTKKGKFELADTGTLLLDEIGEIPVHLQAKLLRVLQEEEVDRLGGRAPCKIDVHVLATTNRDLAQAVKEGTFRQDLYYRLNVIPLKLPPLRERREDVGLLVDFFIKKYAAQYGKPMKKPSSAVWARFADYDWPGNVREMENLIERAMLLSQGGELELWDFWDDVEPPTRLESAAAAATPPAGSSAVAAANASAAMEIGTQTLREVERQMILQALQANDNNRTHAAEILGISVRTLRNKLHEYRSQGIIE; encoded by the coding sequence ATGCCTGAACAGACGCAGAAGATATTGATCGTGGACGATGAGCAGAATATGCGCGTTGCCCTTTTTGAGGCGTTGAGCCGCAATGGGCACGAGGTCGCGGTTGCGGAAAATGGTCAGATGGCCCTGGAGATGATTGCCAGGCAGCGGCCTGATCTGGTGGTTACGGATATAAAGATGCCGGGCATGGACGGCCTCGAGCTTTTGCGCCAGGTCAAGGCGCTCTGCCCTGAGCTGCCGGTGGTGATCATGACCGGGTTTGCCACGGTGGATACCGCGGTGGAGGCGATGAAGCAGGGGGCCTTTGATTATCTTTTGAAGCCGTTCCCCGTGGAGGTCATTGAGGAAACGGTGGCCAGGGTCTTTGCCCTTGAGCGCAGGCTGGTGCAACCAAGCGCCAAGTCGTTGGGGCAGAGGGTCGGGGAGCCGGTCGCCCTTGATAAACCCATCATCGGCCAAAACCCCAAACTGCTGCAGCTCATGGCCCGGGCCAAAAGCGTGGCCTCCAGCAAGGCCACCGTGCTCATCCTCGGCGAATCCGGGACGGGCAAGGAAGTTTTTGCCCGCTTTATCCATAATGAAAGCGACCGGCGAAACGGGCCCTTCGTCGCCTTAAACTGCGCCGCTCTGCCGGAAGGGCTTCTGGAAAGCGAGCTCTTCGGCCATGAGAAAGGGGCATTCACCGGGGCCATTGTCACCAAGAAAGGGAAATTCGAGCTGGCTGACACCGGCACCTTGCTGTTGGACGAGATCGGAGAGATCCCCGTGCATCTGCAGGCCAAGCTCCTGCGGGTTCTCCAGGAGGAAGAGGTGGATCGTTTGGGAGGGAGAGCCCCCTGTAAAATAGATGTGCATGTGCTGGCCACCACCAATCGTGATCTTGCGCAAGCGGTTAAGGAAGGCACTTTCCGCCAGGATCTCTACTACCGCTTAAACGTTATCCCCCTCAAGCTGCCCCCTCTGCGTGAGCGGAGGGAGGATGTCGGGTTGCTGGTGGACTTTTTTATTAAGAAGTATGCCGCGCAATACGGTAAGCCGATGAAAAAGCCGTCCTCCGCCGTGTGGGCCAGATTTGCGGATTATGACTGGCCGGGGAATGTGCGGGAGATGGAAAACCTCATTGAGCGGGCCATGCTCCTTTCCCAGGGGGGTGAGCTTGAACTTTGGGATTTCTGGGACGACGTCGAGCCGCCCACCAGGCTTGAATCCGCCGCCGCTGCGGCGACTCCCCCTGCCGGCTCTTCTGCGGTTGCAGCGGCCAATGCCTCGGCGGCCATGGAGATCGGGACCCAAACCTTGCGGGAGGTTGAGCGTCAAATGATCTTGCAGGCTTTACAGGCAAACGACAATAATCGGACACATGCGGCCGAGATTCTCGGGATCAGTGTTCGCACCCTGCGCAATAAACTGCATGAATATCGTTCCCAAGGCATAATCGAGTAA
- a CDS encoding two-component system sensor histidine kinase NtrB: protein MAGEDDERKMLPGSERLMAQATFDTPEHLREFFFAMIESLPGGILLADRQGNLLAVNQKGSQLLGLTGSSLQNKTCWGLLSQKFGLTQELAALSLSGGRLLCEMPASVGGVEKRCILISRNDLQSPFLHVSGFFLSLEDVTFPAMMEMHLDRNKRFAAMQEMAEAMGQELKNPLGSLELYASILRRELAGDPDNERVVGRMLGAVRSMHHLLDNFMTFFRFPLPRMQELDMVALLKKSMETLREMAGEHGILMDTRIDGEQAYILGDETLLAQLLLNLGLNAIESMPVGGTFSLGLRTLPPDREHGPLVEIRVRDRGEGIAPENLQKIFDPFFSTKGRNRGLGLAISHAIAEAHHGLIEVESEPGQGATFRVLLPAKSGPARKTSRKKDARIDA from the coding sequence GTGGCCGGTGAAGACGATGAGCGGAAGATGTTGCCCGGGTCGGAGCGTCTGATGGCCCAGGCGACCTTTGATACCCCCGAGCATCTGCGGGAATTCTTTTTTGCCATGATTGAAAGTCTGCCGGGCGGGATTTTGCTTGCTGACCGGCAAGGGAATCTGCTGGCGGTAAACCAGAAGGGCTCCCAGCTTCTCGGTCTTACCGGCTCATCCCTGCAGAATAAAACCTGCTGGGGGTTGCTCTCCCAAAAATTCGGCCTGACGCAGGAACTGGCCGCCTTAAGTCTTTCCGGGGGGCGGTTGCTCTGTGAGATGCCGGCTTCGGTCGGGGGGGTGGAAAAGCGCTGCATTCTCATCAGCCGCAATGATCTGCAAAGTCCATTTCTGCATGTCTCCGGTTTTTTCCTTTCTTTAGAGGATGTGACCTTTCCGGCCATGATGGAGATGCATCTTGATCGGAACAAGCGCTTTGCCGCCATGCAGGAGATGGCCGAGGCCATGGGGCAGGAATTAAAAAATCCCTTGGGCAGTCTTGAGCTGTATGCCTCGATTCTCAGGCGGGAGCTGGCGGGAGACCCTGACAATGAGCGGGTTGTCGGCCGGATGCTGGGGGCGGTGCGGAGTATGCATCATCTGCTGGATAATTTTATGACCTTTTTCAGGTTCCCGTTGCCGCGGATGCAGGAGCTGGATATGGTCGCGCTCCTCAAGAAAAGTATGGAAACTCTCCGTGAAATGGCCGGAGAGCATGGTATACTCATGGACACCCGGATTGACGGGGAGCAGGCATATATCCTCGGAGACGAAACCCTGCTGGCGCAGCTCCTGCTGAATCTCGGGCTGAATGCCATTGAGAGTATGCCGGTGGGCGGCACGTTTTCCTTGGGCTTGCGGACGCTGCCGCCGGACAGGGAGCACGGTCCTCTGGTGGAAATCAGGGTGCGGGATCGCGGGGAGGGAATTGCTCCGGAAAACCTGCAGAAGATTTTTGATCCCTTTTTCTCGACCAAGGGCAGGAATCGCGGTTTGGGTTTGGCTATCAGCCATGCCATTGCCGAGGCGCATCATGGATTGATCGAGGTAGAAAGCGAACCGGGCCAGGGCGCAACCTTTAGGGTGCTGTTGCCTGCGAAGTCCGGGCCGGCAAGAAAAACCAGTCGAAAAAAAGATGCCAGAATCGATGCCTGA
- a CDS encoding tetratricopeptide repeat protein translates to MKNIRLSLSLHALPLCLLFGLTLLWGGVRPVPVWAQEAGVPPPPAQAAVPVETPTQVWQEAVDAVQAGDLAKASSAYLRYYEKFRGTEQAEEALWLAAQNLKQLTANSAVPQWDRVRDIFRRYGADFSKAKRAPEAYFEVGYAHYRMRFYREALIYFKLFLQRYPDSPLRDQVLLAQADTLFAVGRVAEALDIYKKVSESGSEDIKAKALMGLGEIMAASKDPVGALQTFARLFEKYPDYHHRNPDLLRKLGFVYLRLGKEEDARRSLFHYLNLAENPPDRGEILFELGESYLRGGDGLTALKLYERILEDSTVEGRIALLARFRRAESMDSPERRTVKGQQASDLKDPEGDKPFLAVIEAYPDEAITQDARRALFLRYQARNDTNSAADLGWSYLQHEKVGLADGKKENFSGKILNYLGEGYLARKEYDKLYQLYLAQHRHVGGLDNGRFLYLVGQALESLSLLDQASVVYFRAQGLPLSDDDKADLYSRRTEVYLRLKNLAAAERVLRYVQTIYKDTEYLGEFDYLTGKLNELQGKKKEALAYYAKATAASPVPPKIKVYVEARLRMLASLGLYGEGVEVLSRSRQKQWLEPEALQGWYRVFGDGLLGQQEVKAAMDAYLAGVNGGMPKESKAAQQIHLQLGDLYRKAREMEKGRGHLQKAQAGPDELLKKKAKNILNQIEIDLDRKPRMGGR, encoded by the coding sequence ATGAAAAATATCCGTTTATCCCTTTCGCTTCATGCCCTGCCGCTCTGCTTGCTCTTCGGGCTGACCCTTTTGTGGGGAGGGGTTCGGCCCGTACCGGTCTGGGCCCAGGAAGCGGGTGTGCCGCCTCCCCCCGCCCAAGCGGCGGTGCCCGTCGAGACCCCGACCCAGGTCTGGCAGGAAGCGGTGGATGCGGTACAGGCTGGGGATCTGGCAAAGGCTTCCTCCGCTTATCTGCGCTACTACGAAAAATTCCGTGGAACAGAGCAGGCCGAGGAGGCGCTCTGGTTGGCAGCGCAAAACCTCAAGCAGCTGACGGCCAACAGCGCAGTTCCTCAGTGGGACAGGGTTCGCGATATCTTTCGGAGGTATGGCGCTGATTTTTCAAAGGCAAAAAGAGCTCCGGAGGCGTATTTCGAGGTCGGCTACGCCCATTACCGCATGCGTTTTTACCGTGAGGCGCTCATCTATTTCAAACTCTTCCTCCAGCGCTATCCCGATTCTCCTCTGCGGGATCAAGTGTTACTTGCGCAGGCTGATACCTTGTTTGCCGTTGGCAGGGTGGCCGAAGCCTTGGATATCTATAAGAAGGTCTCTGAGTCGGGAAGCGAAGATATCAAGGCCAAGGCCCTCATGGGCTTGGGGGAGATCATGGCCGCCAGCAAGGACCCTGTCGGGGCATTGCAAACCTTTGCCAGGCTATTTGAGAAATATCCCGACTATCACCACCGGAATCCTGATCTGTTGCGCAAGCTTGGTTTTGTCTATCTGCGCTTGGGTAAGGAGGAGGACGCCCGGAGATCCCTGTTTCATTATCTGAATCTTGCCGAGAACCCGCCCGACAGGGGGGAGATCCTTTTTGAGTTGGGAGAGAGTTATCTGCGCGGAGGGGATGGGCTGACGGCTCTCAAGCTTTATGAACGGATTCTTGAAGATAGCACGGTTGAGGGGCGGATCGCTCTTCTTGCCCGGTTTAGGCGGGCTGAGTCCATGGATAGTCCCGAGCGGAGAACGGTTAAGGGACAACAGGCTTCGGATCTGAAAGATCCGGAGGGGGACAAGCCGTTTTTGGCCGTGATCGAGGCGTACCCGGACGAAGCGATTACTCAGGATGCCCGGCGCGCGCTCTTTCTTCGCTATCAGGCCCGGAATGACACCAATTCTGCGGCAGATCTTGGTTGGAGCTATCTGCAGCATGAAAAGGTGGGGCTAGCCGACGGGAAAAAGGAAAATTTTTCCGGCAAGATTCTCAACTATCTTGGCGAAGGATATCTGGCGCGGAAAGAATACGACAAACTCTATCAATTGTATCTCGCGCAACATCGACATGTCGGCGGTTTGGACAACGGACGTTTTCTCTATCTGGTCGGACAGGCGCTTGAGTCGTTGTCCCTTCTTGACCAGGCCTCCGTCGTTTATTTCCGGGCTCAGGGGCTGCCTCTGTCCGATGATGACAAGGCCGATCTCTACAGCCGGAGGACCGAGGTCTATCTGCGCCTGAAAAATCTGGCCGCCGCCGAGAGGGTCCTGCGTTACGTCCAGACCATTTATAAGGATACGGAGTATCTCGGGGAATTCGATTACTTGACCGGCAAGCTCAATGAGCTTCAGGGGAAAAAGAAAGAGGCTCTTGCCTACTATGCCAAGGCAACCGCCGCTTCGCCTGTGCCGCCGAAAATAAAGGTCTATGTGGAGGCGCGTCTGCGGATGCTGGCCAGTCTCGGTCTTTATGGTGAGGGGGTTGAGGTTCTTTCCCGTTCCCGGCAGAAGCAATGGCTGGAGCCGGAAGCGTTGCAGGGGTGGTACCGGGTCTTCGGTGATGGCCTGCTCGGGCAGCAGGAGGTCAAGGCGGCCATGGATGCCTACCTGGCCGGAGTCAACGGGGGGATGCCGAAGGAGAGCAAGGCTGCTCAACAGATCCATCTGCAGTTGGGGGATCTGTACCGCAAGGCCAGGGAAATGGAAAAGGGGCGTGGACATCTCCAGAAGGCGCAGGCCGGGCCGGACGAACTGCTCAAGAAAAAAGCGAAAAACATCCTGAACCAGATCGAGATCGATCTGGACAGAAAACCGAGGATGGGTGGCCGGTGA
- a CDS encoding sigma-54 interaction domain-containing protein: MTHNPLLLLLLDSSGRSAELVKALQKKELPLVLVRSEAEARRWLEANQCQAILLAVSSLQPHASFLDELQDAASSAAVLVAASEPSVTDAVVALQAGAIDYLEAPVSNSRLDAALDKAGVRRHISSTDEPQTKTTKGCAAIIGNSSAMRHVFSLIKKVCDAETTVLVRGESGTGKELIAQALHYEGVRGTGPFVPVNCGAIPGELLESELFGHEKGAFTHAIRTRLGRFELANGGTVFLDEISEMSPMLQVKLLRVLQEKEFERIGGTKTISSDFRVVAATNRDLEQEVEAGRFREDLYYRLNVIPIEAPPLRERLQDIPLLVEHFVARFNRLRKKKIKGVGDEVMARFGRYGWPGNVRELENMLERMVILAGSDTLCAADLPERLLEGGVAPLEQFEELPEEGFFLNAVLAEFEKRLILQALEQTGWVKNRAAKLLHVNRTTLIEKMKRFKLVSSSAEA, translated from the coding sequence ATGACGCACAATCCCCTGCTCCTCCTGCTTCTTGATTCTTCCGGCCGTTCTGCCGAGCTGGTCAAAGCTCTTCAGAAAAAAGAGCTCCCCCTGGTTCTTGTCCGTTCCGAGGCGGAAGCTCGGCGCTGGCTTGAAGCAAACCAGTGTCAGGCGATTCTCCTGGCGGTCTCTTCGCTGCAACCCCATGCTTCTTTTCTTGACGAACTTCAGGATGCCGCCTCTTCGGCGGCGGTTCTTGTGGCGGCAAGCGAGCCCTCGGTTACTGACGCGGTTGTCGCCTTGCAGGCAGGGGCTATCGATTATCTTGAAGCGCCGGTGAGTAATAGCCGCCTCGATGCAGCTCTGGACAAGGCGGGAGTGCGTCGCCATATCTCTTCGACTGATGAGCCCCAGACAAAGACTACGAAGGGATGTGCCGCCATCATTGGCAACAGCAGCGCCATGCGGCATGTTTTCTCCCTGATCAAAAAAGTATGCGATGCCGAAACCACCGTTTTGGTTCGGGGTGAGTCCGGCACCGGCAAAGAGCTTATCGCCCAAGCCCTTCATTATGAAGGGGTGCGCGGCACCGGTCCTTTTGTCCCCGTCAATTGCGGGGCTATCCCTGGGGAGCTGTTGGAAAGCGAGCTGTTTGGCCATGAAAAAGGGGCTTTTACCCATGCCATCCGCACCCGGCTTGGTCGTTTTGAATTGGCCAACGGGGGCACGGTTTTTCTTGACGAGATTTCCGAAATGAGCCCCATGCTTCAGGTGAAACTGTTGCGGGTACTCCAGGAAAAAGAGTTTGAGCGGATCGGCGGCACCAAAACCATCAGCTCGGATTTTCGGGTGGTTGCCGCGACCAACCGCGACCTGGAACAGGAGGTCGAGGCCGGACGTTTTCGGGAAGATCTGTACTATCGCCTCAATGTTATTCCCATCGAGGCACCTCCTCTGCGTGAGCGGCTTCAAGATATCCCTCTGTTGGTCGAGCATTTCGTCGCGAGATTCAATCGCCTCCGGAAGAAAAAAATCAAGGGGGTGGGCGATGAGGTTATGGCTCGCTTCGGCCGCTATGGTTGGCCCGGCAATGTTCGGGAGCTTGAAAACATGCTGGAGCGCATGGTGATACTCGCGGGCAGTGATACCCTGTGTGCGGCTGATCTGCCGGAGCGCTTGCTTGAAGGCGGAGTCGCTCCGCTTGAGCAGTTCGAGGAGCTTCCCGAAGAGGGGTTTTTCCTCAATGCGGTCTTGGCTGAATTTGAGAAGCGCTTGATTCTGCAAGCTCTTGAACAGACGGGCTGGGTCAAGAACAGGGCTGCCAAGCTTTTGCATGTGAACCGGACTACTCTTATTGAGAAGATGAAACGATTCAAGTTGGTTTCGTCTTCTGCCGAGGCGTAG
- a CDS encoding cell division ATP-binding protein FtsE has translation MPKDASTDKPLVELVNVSKIYPPDVVALEDASLRIYKGEILFLTGKSGAGKTTLIKLICRLETPSSGLIEVAGRDLSRISSAGIQRMRQKIGIAYQDFRLLEKQTVLQNIAMAMEVTYASTKAIRARVDELLALLNLSDKRNKLAGELSRGEQQRVALARAAANGPSLLLADEPTGNLDPAATELVINLFQHLNEKNGSTIVVATHDESIYADTEHRVMSLADGHLSAHPNRPPRQIELFDIEADDNF, from the coding sequence ATGCCGAAAGACGCAAGCACAGACAAGCCCCTGGTTGAGCTGGTGAATGTCAGCAAAATCTATCCGCCTGACGTTGTTGCCCTGGAAGACGCTTCCCTGCGGATTTACAAGGGAGAAATTCTTTTTCTCACCGGCAAGAGCGGGGCGGGGAAAACAACCCTGATCAAACTGATCTGCCGCCTTGAAACTCCCTCCAGCGGCCTCATTGAGGTGGCAGGCCGCGACCTTTCCCGCATCAGTTCCGCCGGCATCCAGCGGATGCGTCAAAAAATCGGCATCGCCTACCAGGATTTCAGGCTCCTTGAGAAACAAACCGTTCTCCAGAACATTGCCATGGCCATGGAAGTCACCTACGCAAGCACCAAGGCCATTCGCGCACGGGTCGACGAACTGCTGGCCCTGCTCAACCTTTCCGACAAACGGAACAAGCTTGCGGGCGAGCTTTCCCGAGGAGAACAGCAGCGGGTTGCCCTGGCGCGGGCCGCAGCCAATGGACCGAGCCTGCTGCTGGCCGATGAGCCCACCGGCAACCTGGACCCGGCAGCGACAGAGCTGGTGATCAATCTCTTCCAGCACCTCAACGAAAAAAACGGCTCGACCATCGTTGTCGCCACCCACGATGAGTCGATCTACGCCGATACGGAGCACCGGGTCATGTCTCTGGCCGACGGGCATCTGTCCGCCCATCCCAACCGGCCGCCGCGCCAGATCGAACTTTTTGATATCGAAGCCGACGATAACTTCTGA
- a CDS encoding cell division protein FtsX: MHFLAYILRQTGKNLKLTWGTQVMTLLTVTLSVLIFAFFFLVYTNMLRASARLGDDVRLIVYLDQEINKELRPEIEKKIRTFGPVEKIVFVSRAEAFSRLSTQLDKEKDVLNDLGPDFLPPSIEVYPLKNLNDLTNISQFSDFLLTLPHAAKVQSGSDWLRRFGYFTNLLRVIVLLSGGLLILTMTFIISYTLRLTVLSRQGELEILRLLGATSAYIRLPLLLEGMLQGFLGSSLGLGALYLLYQWIAIRFSGPGFLKLFDFAFFPPELTGAILLAGIVLCTAGSLFSIRRFIRI; this comes from the coding sequence ATGCATTTTTTGGCCTACATCTTACGCCAAACAGGAAAAAATCTTAAGCTCACCTGGGGAACACAGGTCATGACCCTGCTGACCGTGACCCTTTCGGTACTCATCTTTGCCTTTTTCTTTCTGGTCTACACCAACATGCTCAGGGCCAGCGCACGGCTGGGCGACGACGTCCGCCTCATTGTCTACCTGGACCAGGAGATCAACAAAGAGCTGCGGCCGGAAATCGAAAAAAAGATCCGCACCTTCGGTCCGGTGGAAAAAATTGTTTTTGTCTCCCGCGCCGAGGCCTTTTCTCGCCTCAGCACCCAACTGGACAAGGAAAAAGATGTGCTCAACGACCTGGGGCCCGACTTTCTTCCGCCCTCCATCGAAGTGTATCCTCTCAAAAACCTCAACGACCTCACCAATATCAGCCAGTTTTCCGACTTCCTCCTGACCCTGCCCCATGCAGCGAAGGTACAATCCGGCAGCGACTGGCTCCGGCGCTTTGGCTATTTCACCAATCTTCTCCGGGTCATCGTCCTCTTAAGCGGAGGGTTGCTTATCCTCACCATGACCTTCATCATTTCCTACACCCTCCGCCTCACCGTGCTCTCCCGACAGGGCGAGCTTGAGATCCTCAGGCTTCTCGGCGCCACCAGCGCCTATATTCGCCTGCCCCTCCTGCTGGAAGGGATGCTGCAGGGTTTTTTGGGTTCAAGCCTCGGGCTTGGAGCGCTGTACCTTCTCTATCAATGGATTGCCATCCGTTTCAGCGGCCCGGGTTTTCTAAAACTCTTTGATTTTGCCTTCTTCCCCCCGGAGCTTACGGGCGCCATCCTGCTTGCCGGCATTGTTCTCTGCACGGCCGGCAGCCTTTTTTCAATCCGAAGATTTATCCGCATCTGA
- a CDS encoding murein hydrolase activator EnvC family protein, whose amino-acid sequence MTSIFRRPYLPLFLLLLTLAICLGHGLAHAAEPNTVDAKIAEEQKRVQRLKKGIEDQKSRVQTTKKQESSLLTELDRLNGHIQNEGDKLNHLKKDLDKHEELIIAKQAEAAQAKTAKEQAKIHIKKRLNSFYRMGDIGMLNVLFSAKELPDLLAFREYFDALLKRDQEVMREYRVKVETLEKTRTSLHQEKEALLETITKVKGQEQQLASTRDERIRLLQKVKTEKKLYQLALNELEGAADRLTNTIEQLKTEAAKARQKAVQSKNPTLTSIHKSRPGNSSFAALKGRLAPPVPGTVTTLFGKSVQQKFGITTFANGIDIKTAPGTEITAISDGKVIYAKFLRGYGNLLIIDHGEQYLSLVSRAARFFKEEGDTVARGEVVGVMSDQEGLLGEGLHFEIRHGTKPENPLQWVNNAKLTIKATPKPRR is encoded by the coding sequence ATGACTTCTATTTTTCGCCGCCCATACCTGCCCCTCTTCCTGTTGCTTCTGACCCTGGCCATTTGCCTGGGTCACGGGCTCGCTCATGCCGCGGAACCGAACACGGTGGACGCCAAGATTGCCGAGGAGCAAAAAAGGGTGCAGCGCCTGAAAAAAGGCATCGAAGATCAGAAATCACGGGTGCAGACCACCAAAAAACAGGAAAGCTCCCTGCTCACCGAACTGGATCGCCTGAATGGACACATCCAGAACGAAGGCGATAAGCTCAATCACCTGAAGAAGGATCTGGACAAACACGAAGAGCTCATCATTGCCAAACAGGCAGAGGCCGCCCAGGCGAAAACGGCCAAGGAGCAGGCAAAAATCCATATCAAAAAACGGCTCAATTCCTTTTATCGGATGGGAGACATTGGCATGTTGAATGTCCTCTTTTCCGCCAAAGAGCTGCCTGACCTCCTTGCCTTTCGCGAGTATTTCGACGCGCTGCTCAAACGAGACCAGGAGGTAATGCGCGAATACCGGGTAAAGGTCGAGACGCTGGAGAAAACGCGCACCAGTCTCCACCAGGAAAAAGAGGCCCTGCTTGAAACCATCACCAAGGTCAAGGGCCAAGAACAACAGCTGGCCTCCACCCGCGATGAACGCATACGGCTGCTGCAAAAAGTAAAAACCGAGAAAAAGCTCTACCAGCTGGCGCTCAATGAACTTGAAGGGGCGGCAGACAGGCTGACCAACACCATTGAGCAGCTCAAAACAGAAGCGGCCAAGGCTCGGCAGAAGGCAGTGCAGAGCAAGAACCCAACCCTGACAAGCATCCACAAATCACGGCCGGGCAATAGCAGCTTCGCTGCCCTAAAAGGCCGCCTCGCCCCGCCTGTCCCAGGAACGGTGACAACCCTGTTCGGCAAGAGCGTGCAGCAGAAATTCGGCATAACCACCTTTGCCAACGGCATTGACATCAAAACTGCTCCGGGCACTGAAATCACGGCCATCTCCGACGGCAAGGTAATCTACGCCAAATTTTTGCGCGGCTATGGCAACCTGCTGATCATCGATCATGGCGAGCAATATCTCAGCCTTGTTTCCCGGGCGGCGAGATTTTTCAAGGAAGAAGGCGACACCGTCGCCAGGGGCGAAGTGGTTGGCGTCATGAGCGACCAGGAAGGGTTGCTGGGAGAGGGTCTTCACTTCGAGATCCGTCATGGGACCAAGCCGGAAAACCCCCTGCAGTGGGTCAACAATGCCAAGCTCACCATCAAGGCAACCCCAAAACCGAGACGCTGA
- a CDS encoding S41 family peptidase: MKSSTKRSVIKNIVVSLCLASGSLLAWNYSTVTATTQDTYESLESFSKVLNLVQENYVEEVDSQKAIEGAIKGMLNSLDPHSSYMKPDDFKELQVETQGSFTGIGIEITMKDNILTVVSPIEGTPAFAKGLKAGDKIVKIGDEQTQDLSLMEAVKRLRGPKGSEVTISIHRKGWPDLKEITLIRDIIPIHSVKSKLLEPGYPYIRIINFQAQTTPDFKKALADLEKTGKIKGLIVDLRNNPGGLLDQSVKIADIFIDDGVIVSTKGRIKEQNSVFYARDNSTKYKFPLVVLVNEGSASASEIVAGALQDHKKAVIIGAQTFGKGSVQTIIPMDNGAGLRLTTARYYTPSGRSIQATGITPDIVIASAVSAAPEADEKSDEQDKKPKYLREKDLKHHIGNGLKKDVPQNEEEQPKSEKKPKPQVKTPESKEKAEIEDMSKDQQLNTALNLLKGLNVFGKK, encoded by the coding sequence ATGAAAAGCTCGACAAAACGGTCGGTTATAAAAAATATCGTGGTTTCCCTCTGTCTCGCCTCCGGCTCGTTGCTGGCTTGGAATTACTCCACAGTCACCGCCACAACCCAGGATACCTACGAAAGCCTTGAATCCTTTTCCAAGGTGCTCAACCTGGTGCAGGAAAATTATGTTGAGGAGGTGGACAGCCAGAAGGCCATTGAAGGGGCAATCAAGGGCATGCTCAATTCCCTGGATCCCCACTCTTCCTATATGAAGCCGGACGACTTCAAGGAATTGCAGGTAGAAACCCAGGGGAGCTTCACCGGCATCGGCATCGAAATAACGATGAAGGACAATATCCTCACCGTTGTTTCTCCCATTGAAGGCACCCCGGCCTTTGCCAAGGGGCTCAAGGCCGGCGACAAAATCGTCAAGATCGGCGACGAGCAGACCCAGGACCTGAGCCTCATGGAAGCGGTAAAAAGGCTCCGCGGTCCCAAAGGATCGGAGGTGACCATCTCCATCCATCGCAAGGGCTGGCCCGACCTCAAAGAGATCACCCTGATCCGCGATATCATCCCCATCCACAGTGTCAAATCAAAGCTGCTGGAGCCGGGATATCCGTACATCCGCATCATCAACTTCCAGGCACAGACCACCCCTGATTTCAAAAAAGCGCTCGCCGATCTGGAAAAGACAGGCAAGATCAAGGGGCTCATCGTGGATCTTCGCAATAACCCGGGCGGGCTTCTCGACCAGTCCGTGAAGATTGCCGACATCTTCATCGATGATGGCGTGATTGTCTCCACGAAGGGACGGATTAAGGAACAGAACTCTGTTTTCTACGCCCGGGATAACAGCACCAAGTACAAATTTCCGCTGGTGGTCCTGGTGAATGAAGGCAGTGCCAGCGCTTCCGAAATCGTGGCCGGCGCCCTGCAGGATCACAAGAAGGCGGTGATCATCGGCGCCCAGACCTTTGGCAAGGGCTCGGTGCAGACCATCATTCCCATGGACAACGGGGCAGGCCTCAGATTGACCACCGCCAGATATTACACCCCCAGTGGCCGTTCGATCCAGGCAACGGGCATTACCCCGGACATCGTTATCGCTTCAGCCGTATCCGCCGCACCTGAAGCGGACGAGAAATCGGATGAACAGGACAAAAAACCGAAATACTTGCGGGAAAAAGACCTGAAACATCATATTGGCAATGGCCTCAAGAAAGATGTGCCGCAAAATGAAGAAGAGCAGCCCAAAAGCGAGAAAAAGCCGAAACCTCAAGTAAAGACCCCGGAGAGCAAAGAAAAGGCGGAAATTGAAGACATGAGCAAGGATCAGCAGTTGAACACCGCGCTCAACTTGCTCAAGGGGTTAAACGTTTTCGGCAAGAAGTAA